In the genome of Deinococcus radiopugnans ATCC 19172, the window TGTGCCGCGACTTCGGGTGCAGTACCGCGTCCTACTACGCTTGGAAGAAGAAATACGGCGACACCAACGCTGACGAAGCCCGCAGGCTTCGTCGACTGGAGAAGGAAAACGCCCGTCTGCTGCGCATCGTCGGTCAGCAGCGCCTGGAGATCGACGCGATGAAGGACGTCATCGGAAAAAAGCGGTAACGCCCACTCAGAAACGCGCCGTGGTCAGGCAGCTGGTCGCGGCGCACCTCAAGCCCGAACGGGCTTGTGTTCTG includes:
- a CDS encoding transposase, with product MKTRQFTEDQIIKLLQDGKKGEKPVEDLCRDFGCSTASYYAWKKKYGDTNADEARRLRRLEKENARLLRIVGQQRLEIDAMKDVIGKKR